One segment of Anastrepha obliqua isolate idAnaObli1 chromosome 3, idAnaObli1_1.0, whole genome shotgun sequence DNA contains the following:
- the LOC129242163 gene encoding uncharacterized protein LOC129242163, translating into MESIHRLATTEALRSLDHVDLTLKLELVDNIRSNFELTQNRLEEEDPDELDSDARQQFLNIFISVKGAITRELQSKRLDSHLHSTTRNFSPQDSQSVVVLKQPKSCLPELKLPTFRGNYSDWPQFFSMFRTIIDREAELTKVEKLQHLRSCLADAALDTIKSLEIRESNYDKALELLNNRFDNKRLIFQAHIRELFGLESVEGKVATNLRRLTDKFLSHIRALQTLGSIEQLADSLLIHIVMQKLDSATQNMWEEKMSSNELPTWEGMALFLEKRCQTLENVAFATLGKTPTKQVSKYVNRNKSFVVSKPAQRSCVFCKHLDHPIYTCPSFAKLSPSERWKEAKNAELCLNCLKLGHRVQQCKSTHCFRCKGAHHTLLHKDIPEQPFQNASLAEKFPQPGSAASLVSMAPPCISNEHSSIKLNESVLLATATVFVKNSVGCFIPCRAILDSASQLNFATSRLSNQLQLKKSKFPVAISGIGESDTTVEYTINIIFKSIHSDYTNTITASIIPTITEQQPTTTFSISQWVIPKNIKLADPSFNTSRRIDLLIGAGIFFDLLCVGQIRLKEPTHILQKTRLGWIVSGGKQRSNISSSCAVSSKLVESKEPHGSLDQMVRSFWETENCLEGTTKVTKEELDCEIHFQTNHCRLGTGEYSVRLPVKLSPNMLGDSYQYALRRLISLERRLQRNDNVRLQYSAFMREYLDLKHMTLVDALPNVPTYYLPHHCVFKEDSTTTKLRVVFDGSASTTSNYSLNEILMTGPTIQPKLAETLIRFRSRPIALTGDICKMYRCVRITSPDDYLQCILWRENPMEDVKTYKLETVTYGTRPASFLAIRAMHQLANDEAESYPLGAQIVLRDFYVDDMITGSDTAEEAIEIMGQTSQLLAKGNFKIRKWCSNDQAVIAQIPLADREKLLRFDDGSNITKALGLQWNTDHDLFFFAFTPFQKPTKITKRSALSIIARLYDPLGLVGPFVLKAKIFLQRLWMEKLDWDESLPMSHETSWENLCSQFNDVKHLTFPRFIAKRNASLELHAFCDASLSAYGTCVYIRASNGKSVCINLLCSKSRVAPIKSLTVPKLELCAAYLPAQLVHSIAQLNIFSCMFYCWSDSSIVLSWLKEDSSRFNVFVANRISNIQNLTDGMEWRYVPTAVNPADILSRGATPTELLNSSLWKHGPPFLSNPHNEWPKCCVRTQELPEMRKTFLLTTRSASDMSINCKYLNSFASMQRIYGYVYKFVKKDISGHLTPSHIQNGTYFLIRMIQMVHFSAEYTSLQRKETISSKSALFSLSPFLDPVGLLRVGGRLKNTNLDFDSRHPIIMPKHHPLTTSMISYFHLKYLHVGPQALLATIRLQYWPIGGRKTVAQVINKCIICFRAKPKLMEQIMADLPGERVKAARSFFTTGIDFCGPFYYQSEIRNRQPLKCYIALFICFATKAVHLELVKDLSTPAFLAALQRFISTRGKPKTIWTDNATNFVGAKNELLELRRLFLSSEHQREVAKHCVEDGIEWKFIPPRSPHFGGLWEAAVKSAKFHFYRVVCSSRLSFEELRTLVCQISAVINSRPLIPLTEHPDDLAILTPGHFLIGGPFTATVEPDITDLNINRLSRWQRISHMQQIFWKKWSTEYLTQLQQRSKWRTHREGLKKDALVLIKDENLPPLRWPLARVIDIIPGPDSVVRVASLKTTSGITKRAITKLCLLPLDDHLESLNFQRAEDVGNRCNE; encoded by the coding sequence ATGGAATCCATACATCGTCTCGCAACAACCGAAGCCCTACGCTCACTGGATCATGTAGATCTCACGTTGAAATTGGAACTGGTAGACAACATACGGAGTAATTTTGAGCTCACACAAAACCGCCTGGAAGAAGAAGATCCTGACGAATTAGATTCTGATGCTCGACAGCAGTTCTTGAACATATTTATTTCAGTCAAAGGCGCCATCACTCGCGAGCTACAGTCCAAACGCTTAGATAGCCATTTACATTCAACCACACGCAATTTTTCGCCTCAGGACTCGCAATCTGTGGTTGTTCTTAAGCAACCAAAATCTTGTTTACCGGAACTGAAGTTACCAACGTTTAGAGGCAACTACTCAGATTGGCCACAATTTTTCTCCATGTTCCGCACCATAATTGACCGAGAAGCTGAATTAACTAAAGTGGAAAAACTCCAACATCTCCGCTCATGCCTTGCAGATGCCGCGTTGGACACCATAAAGTCCTTAGAAATTCGCGAATCTAACTATGATAAAGCTCTTGAATTACTAAATAACCGATTTGATAACAAGCGTTTAATTTTTCAGGCACATATCCGTGAGTTGTTTGGACTAGAAAGTGTCGAAGGAAAGGTGGCAACAAATCTCCGGCGGTTAACGGATAAATTTTTGTCACATATTCGTGCATTACAGACTTTAGGCAGCATAGAACAATTGGCCGACAGCTTGCTGATACACATCGTTATGCAGAAACTTGACTCCGCTACTCAAAACATGTGGGAGGAAAAAATGTCATCCAATGAGCTACCCACTTGGGAAGGCATGGCGTTGTTCCTAGAAAAAAGGTGTCAAACTCTGGAGAATGTTGCGTTTGCTACGCTCGGTAAGACTCCAACTAAACAGGTGAGCAAATATGTGAATCGCAACAAGTCGTTTGTGGTCTCGAAGCCTGCGCAAAGGTCATGTGTGTTTTGCAAACACCTTGATCACCCCATTTATACTTGCCCGTCATTTGCGAAACTCTCCCCAAGCGAGCGCTGGAAAGAGGCAAAAAATGCTGAACTTTGCCTGAACTGTCTTAAGCTTGGACATCGAGTACAACAATGCAAATCCACTCACTGTTTTCGTTGTAAAGGTGCTCATCACACCCTTTTACATAAGGATATTCCAGAGCAACCCTTCCAAAATGCCTCATTGGCAGAAAAGTTTCCTCAACCAGGATCAGCAGCATCTTTGGTTTCTATGGCGCCTCCATGCATATCAAACGAGCACTCAAGCATTAAACTAAACGAATCCGTACTACTAGCTACCGCAACGGTGTTTGTAAAAAACAGTGTTGGATGTTTTATCCCCTGTCGTGCTATTTTAGACTCAGCTTCGCAACTAAATTTCGCTACGAGCAGGTTATCCAACCAACTACAGTTGAAGAAATCGAAGTTCCCAGTAGCAATTTCGGGAATTGGAGAGTCAGATACAACAGTTGAGTACAcaatcaatattatttttaaatctattCACAGCGATTACACAAACACTATTACGGCGTCAATAATTCCCACCATTACTGAGCAGCAACCAACCACCACTTTCAGCATATCGCAATGGGTCATACCTAAGAACATAAAATTGGCCGATCCATCATTTAATACTTCTCGTAGGATTGACCTCTTAATTGGAGCCGGCATATTTTTTGACTTGTTGTGTGTCGGTCAAATACGTCTTAAGGAACCAACACACATTTTGCAAAAGACACGTCTCGGCTGGATCGTCTCTGGCGGTAAACAACGCTCCAACATCAGCTCTTCGTGCGCGGTGTCATCCAAACTCGTCGAAAGCAAGGAACCACATGGATCACTTGATCAAATGGTCCGCAGTTTTTGGGAAACAGAAAATTGTCTCGAAGGAACCACGAAGGTAACAAAAGAAGAACTAGATTGTGAAATACATTTCCAAACAAACCATTGCCGTTTGGGTACTGGCGAGTACTCAGTCCGTCTTCCTGTCAAACTGAGTCCAAATATGCTTGGTGACTCATATCAATATGCTTTACGCCGATTAATCTCTCTAGAACGACGCTTGCAGCGAAACGACAACGTAAGATTACAGTATTCAGCGTTCATGCGAGAATATCTCGATTTAAAGCACATGACTCTTGTGGATGCTCTCCCCAATGTACCAACATATTATCTTCCTCATCACTGCGTTTTTAAAGAAGATAGCACAACAACGAAATTACGGGTAGTATTCGATGGTTCAGCTTCTACAACAAGTAACTACTCTCTGAATGAAATTCTTATGACAGGTCCAACAATTCAACCAAAACTTGCAGAAACTTTAATACGTTTTAGGTCAAGGCCCATCGCATTAACAGGTGACATATGCAAAATGTACCGCTGCGTACGCATCACCTCACCAGATGACTATCTTCAGTGCATACTTTGGAGGGAAAACCCTATGGAAGATGTTAAGACCTACAAATTAGAGACTGTCACTTATGGAACACGACCAGCATCATTCTTAGCTATTAGAGCTATGCACCAGCTGGCCAACGATGAAGCCGAATCATACCCCCTTGGTGCTCAGATAGTACTGCGGGATTTTTATGTTGATGACATGATCACTGGATCCGATACTGCTGAGGAGGCAATTGAAATAATGGGGCAAACTTCGCAGCTACTTGCAAAGGGTAACTTCAAAATACGAAAGTGGTGTTCCAATGATCAAGCTGTAATAGCGCAGATTCCTCTAGCTGATAGGGAAAAACTTCTAAGGTTTGACGACGGCAGCAACATAACAAAGGCACTAGGGTTGCAATGGAACACAGATcatgatttatttttctttgcatttaccCCATTTCAGAAACCAACAAAAATAACGAAACGTTCTGCACTTTCAATTATTGCCCGTTTGTATGATCCGCTCGGCTTAGTCGGCCCATTTGTATTAAaggcaaaaatatttcttcagcgTCTATGGATGGAAAAACTTGACTGGGACGAAAGTTTACCGATGTCTCATGAAACAAGTTGGGAGAACCTATGCAGCCAATTCAACGATGTCAAACATTTGACATTTCCCCGCTTCATCGCTAAAAGGAATGCATCGTTGGAACTTCATGCCTTTTGTGACGCCAGTTTGTCTGCATATGGTACGTGTGTTTACATACGTGCTAGCAATGGTAAGAGCGTATGCATAAATCTGCTTTGCTCAAAGTCGCGAGTTGCTCCGATTAAATCTCTCACTGTGCCAAAGCTCGAGCTGTGTGCTGCCTATTTGCCTGCTCAGTTAGTGCACTCCATCGCTCAACTTAATATCTTCAGCTGTATGTTTTATTGTTGGTCAGACTCCAGTATTGTGCTCTCATGGTTGAAGGAGGACTCATCCCGGTTCAACGTATTCGTAGCTAATCGCATTAGCAATATTCAAAATCTCACAGATGGTATGGAGTGGCGTTATGTCCCAACAGCTGTAAACCCTGCTGATATACTATCACGCGGAGCCACACCAACAGAATTACTAAATTCTTCGTTGTGGAAACATGGACCGCCGTTTTTGTCTAATCCGCACAATGAGTGGCCTAAATGCTGCGTTCGAACTCAAGAGCTTCCCGAAATGCGCAAAACCTTTTTGCTAACTACGCGCTCTGCTTCTGATATGTCAATAAACTGCAAATATCTAAATTCTTTTGCATCTATGCAACGCATCTACGGTTACGTTTACAAGTTTGTGAAGAAGGATATCTCAGGTCATTTAACACCTAGTCACATTCAGAATGGAACATACTTCTTAATTCGCATGATACAAATGGTACACTTTTCAGCTGAGTATACGTCACttcaaagaaaagaaacaaTTTCCTCTAAAAGTGCATTGTTTTCTTTATCACCTTTTCTGGACCCGGTTGGGCTTCTGAGAGTTGGTGGCCGTCTCAAGAACACAAACTTAGATTTTGATTCGCGACATCCTATTATAATGCCAAAACATCATCCTCTTACAACATCTATGATTAgttatttccatttaaaatatcTACATGTAGGTCCTCAGGCATTGCTTGCAACGATTCGTTTACAATATTGGCCAATAGGTGGTCGGAAAACGGTGGCACAGGTTATCAACAAATGCATCATTTGTTTTCGTGCGAAACCAAAATTGATGGAACAAATCATGGCAGATTTACCGGGGGAACGAGTAAAAGCGGCCAGATCATTTTTTACTACAGGAATAGATTTTTGTGGCCCGTTCTATTATCAGTCGGAAATTCGGAACAGGCAACCACTGAAGTGCTACATCGCCTTGTTCATATGCTTTGCCACGAAGGCAGTTCATCTTGAACTCGTCAAGGATTTGTCGACACCCGCGTTTCTAGCTGCGTTGCAAAGATTCATCAGCACACGAGGTAAACCTAAAACAATTTGGACGGATAACGCAACAAACTTTGTTGGAGCCAAAAACGAGCTGCTGGAACTAAGGCGATTATTTCTGAGTAGCGAACATCAACGTGAAGTGGCCAAACATTGTGTCGAAGATGGAATCGAATGGAAGTTTATACCGCCAAGATCTCCTCATTTTGGTGGACTTTGGGAAGCTGCTGTTAAGTCAGCGAAATTTCATTTCTACAGAGTCGTTTGTTCTTCGAGGCTGTCCTTCGAAGAGCTCCGCACACTTGTTTGCCAAATCTCAGCAGTAATTAATTCACGGCCTCTTATTCCTCTTACAGAGCATCCTGATGATCTTGCAATTCTTACGCCGGGACATTTTTTGATTGGCGGCCCTTTCACAGCTACAGTAGAACCAGACATCACTGATCTGAATATTAACAGGCTCAGTCGTTGGCAGCGAATTTCTCACATGCAACAAATATTTTGGAAGAAGTGGAGTACAGAATATCTTACCCAATTGCAACAACGATCCAAATGGCGAACCCATAGGGAAGGACTTAAAAAAGATGCTCTAGTACTCATAAAAGACGAAAATCTGCCGCCGCTTCGTTGGCCTCTGGCACGAGTTATTGACATAATTCCTGGACCAGATAGTGTAGTACGCGTAGCAAGCCTAAAAACAACTTCAGGAATCACCAAAAGAGCTATAACTAAATTGTGCTTGTTGCCATTAGACGATCATCTTGAAAGCTTAAACTTTCAACGGGCGGAGGATGTTGGGAACCGCTGTAATGAATAG